In Mercenaria mercenaria strain notata chromosome 13, MADL_Memer_1, whole genome shotgun sequence, the DNA window ctaaagttacacgcgattcttataTATTCACGGTAATCGGAAAAATTGAATTGACGCTAACTTcgaaaaggggagtaaacaaggggaGAAGCGAGTACGTAAATTGTTGGGGGCAGTGCGTTTggggttggtaactgatacagcaaaacatacaatggattagattgcatcttttatgctacaagaagacgttattatgaaagaaacaggacgcagataccagatgtcaatctgcgcagaaatacatatacgtccctggcaaagcatttcaaaaatataatcatGTATTACAGCACGTGAATTgacttgtttgcacacgatttttctaccgttaatacatgggcggatcctgtgaaaaaagtagttttttatgcaagaatgtggTGTTTATAGTTCTTCTCAACGAAAAATGATTAAGCGAtctaattttataacttttaaaaagaaaactgtcgGGCACTGAGGTCAAATACAAAAATCGCATTGTACAAACTATGTATCGATAATTTTTAGAACTAGATTAAAGATAGAAATAATATCTCTGTACTCTCATAAAGATTTAAGCATGTTTAAGCTAAATACTGTCTTCTAATGTGCAGAATGTCCAAGCAACAATGGACGAATGCAACTTGATGTCAACTTCCGCCTCCAAATATATACAACAGAAAAGAATCAGACCGAAGCAGAACTCGACTGTAGACGTGAGCCGAATAGACATCTGGTGATTTTTGATGAAGAATGGAAAATTAATGCAGTGGAAAGTACGTTGATGTTATGTACAGGTAATGTTCAATGAATATACGTTGTATTTAAAGAATCTATTCAACATgtcaaactttgaaaaataatggcAGTTTACCCAAGTACGTGcttcatgttcacaaaacattttcagtctcaactgagtttgataatgaaactttatcttAACTGCATATTTAAAATTAAACGTTGAATTATAGACTATTTAAGTGACTAAACAGTATTGATGGTTAATCGTTCTATATGAAATATCATAATACAGGAATAACGGTCTGCATGTATCACCCTCTCGTTTGTTTACCTGAGgcttttctcagaaaaaaaatagTTGGAAATCTTGGCAGATTGCGGGTTTTGATTCTAAAGATCTTATATGCTTGACAGAATCTTCTCAGCCCAATGGAAAGCGGGGAATGAGAAACTGAGGGACAGAGCTTTCTCATCAGAGCTTTCCCAAGGGCGGGGAAACATCTGTGTGATACAATCAGACATATAAGATTATTGTTCTGGCTTCCATTGCAAAACATTCTAATAATCACTTGTGAACTTTGCCATTTATATGTTACAGGGTATCATTTAAAAGATTATTGGATTGACGGAACAAGACAAAACATCCTAACAGATTGGAAATTTACAGATGGCAGAAACATTCCGATGGCACAGACAACATTCTGGCACATGGATAATCCAGACAGTCCGAATAAGAATAAATCTTGTTTGCGACTGAAATACCGTGGTACTGTTGACAGATATAGGCTTGATGACAGGAAATGTGATGTTTTGAACCCATACATCTGCGAATATTGATATATGGGGAATTGACATATTTAGAGTAACCTTAAAAACGATTCGAATATATTTAAGTAGATTCAACATTTAGATAAAATCCTGTTTAAACAAAGATAAATTAATtagtaattaaaaacattttggtacCTGTTTTGAAACCTCCGATCAATGAAAATAGTGTGATTGCCGTAATTTCATCGTTACCAGGATTTTATCAATCTGTGTCACACTACTGAGTCTCGTACTGtgtggttgttgttgtttgttttaaattgatttttgcTGCGCTTTGAACacatgacaaagtttcaggaagacaAAATGTAGTTTAAGGTTGTAAAATGTAATGACACCTGATAACAAATTCTGGTAAGCAATGCTTTTCTTATCAGGTAATAGTTTTATTTCACATTAAAGTTTTAACAtagacaaaaatatttccagaatatttgatttcatataaaaaagGTTTCTGTGCGGATTATATTTTGACTAATTATCAAAATAGTTTAAAGTGTTTGACATTACTATCTGTGTCAATACAATGTGTCTTACGTGCATTTAACTGTTTGGAACTTTATTAAAGCTAAAAATACACGAACAGTGCTTAGATATTATCTTCTTTGTTTTAGGTACTGTAGTACTgcatttattaattttctttgaaTTAAGTTTGTTATTGCTAAATGCTTGTTGTaggcttttctttattttaagactTAAAACAGTGTcaacttatgaaaataaattttatttactctcgcttggtgaaacaatgaatgaacataagctctgtagagcttttgagcaacccaatttaagaacagttaaaacctataataccttacccccagcaatatGCTGGTACCCATacacagctgggtcgactgaggcagtCGTAATAAAGTGCCTTGCACGCCGCAATGTGAGTAGCAAGGAATCCAacccggggccttcacctccataggaaagcgtcttagcacTCTCGACCAATGCATCCACAGCGTTCGAGCACTAAATGCGCAATACTTTGTGTAAATTCCTCCGCTTCGCAGAAAGGTACGACATCTAATTGTATGTTTTGGCGTTGCTTTTGTGTCGATCTTCATTTAGCGAGAGCATAATTCTCCGTCTAAAACCCGTGGATTGCTTTTAACCCACATGAGCACCAGGTATACAGTAGAACTATGGCCAAAACAGTATTCACCGTATTTCAATTTGTTAACACTAATAAGAAAAAAGgctaataaatacatttatgttgatacacgttttcaaaccaaataaTAGACAAGAATGTTTCAATACCATATTTGGGAtccttaaataaaatgaaatgataaatacCCAATAGAAAAGCGACATAAAACCGCAACCCAGTAGcaatgtttgtttaatttaaGCAACACAATAGGGCAACGCCTTTAACTGTCAGTTGCAAAACTATATTGGGATGTTTAAACCGGGTTACGATATGCTATTTATCCACTCTCCATCCAACCTTGttcaaaagtaaataaaagtgtCCCCCCTAAGGTGACTCTCTAACACAAATAAAGGTAACAAAATGCATGATAtgtgaaaaccaaaaaaaaatctttatgtaTCAAAAGCAAGCCTAAAGAACTATAAACGCATGTAGAAGAAGAGCATCAAGTAAGGGCCTAACAAATCAGGCCAGAACACAGATGTCAAAAGAACTCAGTTCCGATTTAATAAGTCTTAGGAACTGCGTATCATATAGTAGCCGTCAATCACAATCAAAGAGAACAGAACTGCGTTATGCCAGAGAACTCGACTATTTCTGTTCTAAGCTGAGGAAGGGGCAGACTAAATTTGCAATATTAGGTCATCCCATGATGTCAAAGACATGcggagaatctgaaaacatttgatcAAGAAATTCTTGACAAGACATGATTATGTGCAAATCTTTCACAAGATTTCTGTGTCTGAAAGGGGCACAATTTCGACAAATAACAGCTAGACTTATGTAAGTTACCACGTGAGGTCATCGCATGATGCCCCAAGAAGTCGAAAGCATTGTCTTAGCGGATTTTTAGAAGCTTGCgtctatgcaaaactttaacctgaaattcctagttaaaaagaggcatgagtttgacaaaataaaagctagattTCTATAAATTGCACTGTGAGGTCATCCCATAATGTcaaataagtgtttgaagttaGACAGCACCAGGCTTAATAGTTTAAGAGAAACCTGCTTACAGGCAAAACTTTCGTGACGCGGACGAaagtttatattaaatttaaaatagccGAGACAAAAACGTAATGTCATTGAATACCAAATATGTGATGTGTCTTAAAACAGTCGTGTCATAATCTGTTTTAACAAACgttttgtaattttacaaaatacaactGGAAAAATGCAATTATCTAACATCTTTCGAACTTTGTAAACGGCATCCCATAAGAATCAGGTTTAGATTTACTATTAAAAATTGCTGTACTTCACATTGTACACATAACAGAAGCCATACATATTTTGCATTCTTTATAAAACATAGTAGACTTAAAATGCTGTGGTTTTTTTAGGTCATCGGTAGGCATGCTCGTTAATTGATTAAACTGATTCTAATCTACATAATGTACAAGATTAATTGTTCGCTTTTGCATCTGTTACATTTTGTAACCTGTCACTGAAGCATGAATCTCCTtttggttaaaggtcagtaattcaaatccttctttgtttcatataaaaaacgattCATTCAGGTCGTccttacgtatctttagagaacatcactttttcctacacctatttttcatggaagttctatcacaaattaacgaaaaaaatgaaaagaaaatagggggttatgtagttcctagtgaaatgccagtcagttgtggtctgctaccctaaaaatggcgcatatttgctctcgtccgcgcaataaacacctacttctggtttcgatctgcaaaacttgccatgtggggtgtatgaacatgaaaaccgtctcatttcatgaagaatgtattctagtagtgaaaaatggtgattaaagcactcgttctacatgaatttgcgcaaaaaatgggaaaattaggatctatttattatggacttctttcgactacaccacggaagcacattttttcgaccgaattactgaccttattcctataagaaatgtttcttatcaaatatcacacaattttcatttctattttcaagaaagatgtaataccaaacatattgccaagtttcattgtgaaatttcgagattttagagaaatatagacatttaatagaagccaccccctaccaatttactgggctaaattttggccctatggtccttttattgtatattttggtaaaagtttctctcgtttgcattattttttacttggattctgaaatatcattcattccgtcatgaataagacccagaaggatgcattttgtgcattttctgacattctggagacaaactattggctttttaatcccagaaatcgctgctgaataggcgcatctactcaaaatatggtcaaaattcaaaatttttcaaatttcactattattttgcattggaaacacccttttatatcatatacaaccgacctatgactattaagactaattgcgttgtgtttcgagaaagtcttatttcagctcttataggttaaaggtcagtaattcaaatccttctttgtttcatataaaaaacgacagcTTCAGGTCGTCTTtgcgtatctttagagaacatcactttttcctacacctatttttcatggaagttctatcacaaattaacgaaaaaatgaaaagaaaatagggggttatatagttcctagtgaaatgccagtcagttgtggtctgctaccctaaaaatggcgcatatttgctctcgtcctcgcaataaacacctacttccgatttcgatctgcaaaacttgccatgtggggtgtatgaacatgaaaaccgtctcatttcatgcagaatgtattctagtagtgaaaaatggtgattaaagcactcgttctacatgaatttgcgcaaaaaatgggaaaattaggatctatttattatggacttctttcgactacaccacggaagcacattttttcgaccgaattactgaccttattccttttttttcattttatcaatgtTCTCGGATTAGCGAATGTACAGGTCATTATCTTTTGTTTGTAATTAAAATATTGTATGTTTATACAATATAGATTTTGTTTTTGAACCAACACAGTTCTTTCAGTAGGTAGACAAAATACTGCGAGTCAAGGGATCgattaataaagaaatattctCCGTGACGAGCTAACTTTAGCTTACTGCATCTGGTTATTGCTGTTAAGTTGTAAGTGTAGAAATGTTAGGTTATATTGATTAGGTAAAATGACTACGTAACGGATGCATGGTCCAGATAGAGCTTATGATATTaacatatgtataaaatgtataaactaataaacaaaaCGAAAGTATTTAGTCCAAAAGGCCGTTATAGGCTTCCGTACCAACAGAGTCGCTTAAATGTTCTGGATTAACACACACATCAGCCAGGCTACGATGTATCTGATGTTAGCATTCATTAATACAaattcgtttgatacgaacatatttcccaggtccggatgagttcgtataaagcgagtttgactgtataaacTTTTGCAGCGAAATTTACAATAATTTAGTCTGATATACTGAAGGACTTAAGGGACGTCTTATGCGCATGCTTACAAAACTTAATTTCTGCATTCTAATACACCATAGCTGAATAATTACAGAAGCCTCggcaaaaacatttttctaggAAATCAGGTACGCTCATGTCTTCCTTAATCCCGATCCCAAAGAGACGGACAGGTTTGATAATTATCCCCTATCCTGCATCTTCGTGCCCTTAGTTGTGTTTCTATTGTTGCTCGGGCTTCTGCAATGTCATTGAGTACCTACGTTAACTGATCCATGGGTTTTATTTTATCTTCGCATGAGCATAATTGTGTTAATTCCAAAAATCTCATACTTTcatatgttgatattttaaaaaaatatacctgTAATAGCAATATTTGATTTCCATGAACTTTCTATAACACACAGTACATTTCACTTTCCCTTTCAGTTTTTCTTCTTCGTTTTAATAGCACTTCATGTTTCCGTAGATTTCAGAGTGGTAGGAACAATACACACGTCATGTTTTTTccgttcaagtttgaatcaaaataaataattgagccacgccatgcgaaaacctttgcgaccagcatccgcgcagtctggtcaggatccatgctgttcgctttcaaagcctattgcaattagagaaactgttagcgaacagcatggatcctgaccagactgcgcgtatgtgcaggctggtctggatccatgctggtcgcaaagccactatgttggttttctcattgcgcggctcaattattgtaCTAACATTATCACATTATTACTGCCAAGAAATTAAACAGTATGTTAAGTGGGTTTTTTATGTTAATAGAACGTTTTCGTTTCGTTTCAAGTCAAACTTTGatgataaagtaaataaaactctCCATATCATCTCACATGTTTTATGATTAAAATCAGCCTTTGCTAGAGTACAACcgccaaaaaaaaataacaacatgtaGTTTAGCTCTATTTTTTCTGTCCTGGAATAATGTCTGCCTCGGTGTTTAAATATAGCAGGGTTAATTCGCTGACTGGACGCAAATGTCTCGGTGGTGACACTGTCCTTGACGAAAAGAATACCGTCGGTGTCTCCAATTGCTTGAAACTGTGTTCAGTAAAATCCTCCTGCGTTGGAATATAATATAGTCAGTCGACACAATAATGTATTGGGTGTAAAGAACAATTATATATCACCAATGCCTCAGGTGATTTTGAGAACACACGAAAATTAGttctttttgaataattttattgtCTTCTTTCGCTGTGCATGTTTACAGACAATGGCTGGAATATTTTACGAGTTATATCATTGACCATGATACCATCTAATTCtaatagaatttaatgaaatttctgtgAAGTGTATATTTTATTCCTGAAATGAAAGTTGCAAGATCGTTCACAAATGTTCAGTAAGTTGGTAggatttcaaacttaaaacaacaaatagaaaataagaacaaaaatacCGTCGACACTTGTGTAAGATATCAATACGACATGATTCGTTGTTAGGGAGATATTTATACTTTTTGATGACCTGAAGATGTCCTCGGGATAGACGAAGCAAATAAACAACTACACAGCGGATAGCTATTAAGTGAACTGAGCAAGGTAACGATGTACTTTGAACAGAGAGACTATGATAATGATTATTAAGTCGAAGGGTTATGGTTTTGATGTTCTTCAGTTCGAGGGATGAAAGCGAAATATTTCTAAGTGCTTctttatatatatgtgtgtgtacttAAAGCACTTTCGCTTTGACCCCTCGATATGCTTTTCATCCGACTGTCCATATCTGGTTGGTCAAACTGAGTTGTTATTCCATACACAGATACTTTGCGTTCTGTGCGTTCTGATAGTCTGTGCAACTTTCCTAAGTTTCTAATATGCAATTTGCAATTCAGTGTAAACATTAGACacaaaaataagtatatttaatttCAACTCAGTTAAAATGTGGATTAACAATATTGAGTTCGCATAGATCAGTTAACTATAGTGTTTGTTTACCAATTAAATCTTTCACAGCTTTTTAAGTTTCGACTCGCAAATATTTGCACGGcacatttaaatttagttctggctaccataaatTAAGGTAGAATGCGTCGTGACCattatatcagatatacaaaacAGTATATCAACATCGTTGAAAATGTTCTTAttagttaattttaaaaaaaaatggaaattagtTATCTTAAATATGTTTCCACCATAAGTTAATTTTTGCTATGGTTTGCTTGCCTGATTAACTGGTAAGCTACGAAGTCTGAAATCACAAGAATTGGCGAGTCGGATATGGCTTATAGTTGTCCCCGCTACCTCTTGAAATAGTTTCCAGTGTTCCTCCAAAATACACATGAAATACCGGAAAAGTTTGATGAACATCGTATCAACcttaagaaaacaaaataaagccCACAGAAGGCAGAAAACGCTGTTGCGGTCATATTCAGCTTAAAACAAATTACAGTTATTTACTAGGAAGAAAAGATTCCTATCAGCTGGTTTTCAAAAACAGTACGTATTTTATCTGCAATAAAACCGTTTGTATGTACCAGCGTCGAGGTGATACGTCTTGCTATAATTTACACACCATTTGGACACTAGTatgagaaatatttcaaataactgGAGTAACTTAAAAGGCTCGAAATAGACAATGTACATATACAGTTTAACTATCAATCAGGATACTGATTTTTTCCCATTCTGGCGTGTTATCCTCAGTACACATTTGTCAACTTGGAGACTATCCTCAAAACATAACAACCCCAGCTGTAGGATAAACATTTTTAAGGGTATATCTTAAACAATATAAAAGTTACATAGAAATAGTTTGGCAACCGCTTGTAAAATCGTAAAATTcagaacttttttttaattcaaaataattcatGTAAATAACATCTGTGAACTTCGAAATGATCATCTCAGAGAAgaagtaacatttttcatggtCTGCTAACTCGTAGGCATTATACAATACACCATAGTCCCAATTTAAGATTCAGGCATTGTTTCATTTGTAGATACGGTAAAAAACAATGTTAATACAGCAAGATTTTACCTCTGGTAAAGACAAATAATGTGTTAACTTATCTCTTTCTGGGCTATATCCGGTGTTCGTTTTCCCtgcgtgatttttttttttttttttggtaattgcTTAGTGTCGTGGACGACAGTTAGTGGTTTCGTcatacagttttaataagtttcaCTGTTTTAAGACTGAAAACAATATTGTTTGACCACGTACGAGTGGAACATTCTTTTTTCTGTAATGAAATTTAATTGTTCTGTGGAAAATAGctttaatgtaacaatttaatcatttttcagaaggaagtacatttaaatttaaaacgatTTCTCCTGTATTGCAGAGTGCCCGGACAAAAATGGAAGAATTCAACTTGACATCAACTTCCGACTACAGATTTATACTGCAAAAATGAATCAGAGCGAAGCAGAACTTCACAGTAAACGTGAACCAAATGGACATCTGGTGATACTTGACAAAGAATGGAAAGTTAATGCAATCGACAATATTTTTAAGTCATGCGAGGGTAAGTATTCGAAAAAAGTGTCTATATCACGATGCATACAAGACCTACCTCTCTAATATGTATGCTCTTCTGAATTTAACTGGTTTAACTTTCTCTTGATTTTACAGGATAAACTTAACTGACTACTGGATCGGCGGAACAAGGCAAGGCCACTTGACTGAATGGAAATTTACAGATGAAAGAAACATTCCGATGTCACAGCTGACATTCTGGCACAATGATAACCCAAACAGCCCGTTACTGGGCAGAGTATGTTTGCGACTGCATTATCGTGTGTTTCCGGATTACAGACTTAATGACAGAAAATGCAGCCGCCGATACTCTTACATTTGTGAATATTGTAATCCATGGAATCAAAAGTAACCTGAAAACAGCACAGAATGATCAGAACAAATTACCTGTTGCAAATTAATGTATATATCCAGAATGTGCTACATTAAATTGTTTTGAAACCTTCGACTGTCAAATGTTTATTATTACCTgcgtattatttatttatatctgcGTTACATGGTTCAGTGTAAAACTGTTGTCCTATTGTAATTgcattacaaaacatgtacaaCCAGTTTTGGTATAGCAAAGAGCGTGGCTTTATGCTATATAAATGGAAGTAATAAGGGTAGTATTCAGTTCTTGCAATATCTTTCTAGAGTCATCTtctactttcaaaaaaaaatccaagttgtTTCAATGTAGAGAAAAACATGCATATATTTTCTGATTATGCGTGGACTCGTTTTATGTGTAGGAAAGAAATTTCATAAAGAAGCAAATTGCATATTAGTAAGCACCTAGAATGTTTTAGATATCACGCAATTTCAACAGTGTTTAGTTTATCTGATTATTTAGTATATCTTGATATTTATTTGTCTGAATGTTTTGACCTCAGACAAGCGCATATAATAAGTTAAGGAAGTCGGGGCGTGGAGACAACTTTCTTTTTGCAGCATTTGGATATCACTACCTCCCTCCTCCCTCtccaaatttaaagaaataattaaaagatGAGGGTAAAAAGCTATATAGATAGGATTTGGGGGttgggcagccggctcgcagtttgacgaatttcattaaaaatagtcttttcacaaaaatgaaaaggCTCAGTGAAAATTATAATGTTGCATAACTGGGGAATTGTTGTTAACAGTAAAGGAGATATTTTAGGTTGAAAATTTTGATAGTTATGTTTATCACGAGGACATTAAATGGCAATGTTTTGTCGAAATATTGGTTACAGAATCTGACTCTTGACTCACTCTGAATAAATTATTCTCGCACAATGCACAAAAGCGTTTAGTTTTTTGCTGTAGTAGTTATTGTAAGGAAGCTGAGAGGGAACTCTGTTTTGATGCATAATTTAATCGCATATTTTATACGACTGTTTATGTTGATGTTATTTCTGTGTTTGTGAAATGTTAGTTAAACCACGTAGCTAATTTTATGCTCAAATTAGGGATTAAAGGCTATTTTTCCAAGGAGAGAAACACagtaaataaagtctagaaatagACTGCTGCATCAATCGAataatcaaaaatgattttacaaatgtgcaTTGAATGAAAGTTTTATTTGTACTAATAACTGTTTTTCATTCATTATATATAGCTAAATAAATAGCAAAATAGTGTTGACACTCAGCGATAAAAAACGGTAAAACtaccaaaagaacaaaaaaattagaAACGTAATTAACAATTCGTtcaagacaaacaaataaaaaataaatagaaagctTTTTATACCTCAAACATTAAAATAGGAATACATTCactatatgttttgtataaaagcAAAAACGCATTTATTTTCGTATACACGTGTTTGCGCTTTTCAACTCCAAGGTATCACAATATATACAGTTTTTTTGCTTTAACACATTTCGCATTAGGCGATGACTTTAATAGCAGAACTCAATGAGATAGGTGTCTATAAATCGAATACATCgaaaattcctttaaaaagttaattatagGGCGACGAGTGGTGTATATTATGTCGTATGTTTTTAAAAGTCCttcttaattttcttttttaaatatatttgcttGCACCAAAGCAATTACCGCCCGGAAATAACAGATAGATATGGAAATTGTCATTTTTCACAAATAAACCAGTACTGGAAGTCACAATGCATATCATCCCACAGTTTGTCCACTATCCTGAAACAATGCTGTGTTTCAGCTGAGTTAGGGGCGTGACTTGCCCAAAAATATTTATCCATCGGAACGAGGCTTCCATCGTAGAATCTCCAAGCATCAGGAGCGTTGAAATTTGTGGCATTCATATTTGTTCCATCAACCCAGTACTCTTCTTCTCTtagacctgaaaataaatataaaaaaaagttacaccATCAAGCATTTGTAAAAAGGGTATTGCTACGATTCAGCATTTTTTCAGAACAGTTCATTTACTCTTGCGCTTTGAAAACCATTATTATACTGTAGCATTTTAAGGAAGTAATATGTCATGAAATTTGAAGATAATAGTTAAAACCCATATAATTTCACAAGGTGAGCTACTTATGGAAAGAGAAAAGACTCTGTTTCCTATATGGGACAAACGTGTAGAAATGTGAGAAAATAACTTgtggactgttagatgcatgactgtatTATCATGTTTTGCAGGTAAAATACTATTAGATAAATTACTTTTCCATTGTATTGAAATATATTGGATAGGAATCAGGTTGATACACTGACAGATTACCTTCTATAAACAGCGTGTTCCTTTTG includes these proteins:
- the LOC128547947 gene encoding uncharacterized protein LOC128547947, which translates into the protein MQLDVNFRLQIYTTEKNQTEAELDCRREPNRHLVIFDEEWKINAVESTLMLCTGYHLKDYWIDGTRQNILTDWKFTDGRNIPMAQTTFWHMDNPDSPNKNKSCLRLKYRGTVDRYRLDDRKCDVLNPYICEY
- the LOC128547761 gene encoding snaclec alboaggregin-A subunit alpha-like, with protein sequence MEDTDWLSLPKECSRIQIQKQLASHSEATLFCESSGAHLMKIDERWKMDFVVELLQACEGLREEEYWVDGTNMNATNFNAPDAWRFYDGSLVPMDKYFWASHAPNSAETQHCFRIVDKLWDDMHCDFQYWFICEK